A region from the Benincasa hispida cultivar B227 chromosome 12, ASM972705v1, whole genome shotgun sequence genome encodes:
- the LOC120067916 gene encoding probable calcium-binding protein CML25, with product MGFKSLFSRKKKSHSSTDSPLGSTTVPILGSLNSRAQIAELEQVFKKFDVNGDGKICSSELGSIMGSLGQPATEEELQNMIKEVDADGDGYIDLDEFIELNTKGVDSDEVLENLKDAFSVYDIDGNGSITAEELHEVLKSLGDDCSLADCRKMITGVDKNGDGMISFDEFKVMMMSGSRSQGFNG from the coding sequence ATGGGATTCAAATCTCTCTTCTCCAGGAAGAAGAAATCCCATTCCTCCACCGATTCACCGCTTGGATCTACCACCGTTCCGATTCTCGGATCTCTCAATTCCCGAGCGCAAATCGCCGAACTCGAGCAAGTTTTCAAGAAATTCGATGTCAATGGCGACGGTAAGATCTGTTCCTCTGAACTCGGATCTATTATGGGGAGCCTAGGGCAACCGGCCACCGAGGAGGAGCTTCAGAACATGATTAAGGAGGTAGATGCCGACGGCGATGGCTACATTGACCTCGACGAGTTTATCGAACTCAATACCAAGGGCGTTGATTCCGATGAGGTGCTTGAGAATCTGAAGGACGCCTTCTCTGTTTACGATATTGACGGAAACGGATCCATCACGGCCGAAGAATTACACGAGGTTTTGAAAAGCTTGGGCGATGATTGTTCTTTGGCGGACTGCCGCAAGATGATTACCGGCGTCGATAAAAACGGTGACGGTATGATTAGTTTCGATGAATTCAAAGTGATGATGATGAGCGGTTCTCGATCGCAAGGCTTCAATGGTTAA